Proteins from a single region of Butyrivibrio fibrisolvens:
- a CDS encoding AraC family transcriptional regulator, which produces MFTYTMDVEKGSIWQRTTPGQAALSQPYVVTEAGLFYGREKFSTSRGNKESYLIFYTIEGCGQISQGGDTVLLNKGEALLLNCRIPQSYGTYKEVGKWHHYWIHADGAGVKAMEPYLIPEGRLRKVHIPRSTRDIFESMLGKLPEETTESALSSGMYVHRILNRMVRSMLSESTELGNDHKRTMEAIAEYIRLHYQEEITMQDLLKKAHMSKSYFLQLFRQYMGTTPYNFLTNYRITQARELLDLTDLPITQIATKVGFNDESNFSTRFSKITGQSPMQYRKSAIAQNQTEN; this is translated from the coding sequence ATGTTTACTTATACAATGGATGTCGAAAAAGGAAGCATATGGCAGAGAACCACGCCCGGACAGGCTGCCCTTTCACAGCCTTATGTTGTTACAGAAGCAGGTCTCTTCTACGGCAGAGAGAAATTCTCAACGTCACGAGGTAACAAAGAAAGCTACCTTATCTTCTATACAATAGAAGGTTGCGGTCAGATAAGTCAGGGAGGGGATACTGTCCTTCTTAATAAAGGCGAAGCCCTTCTTCTAAACTGCAGGATTCCTCAAAGCTATGGAACATACAAGGAAGTCGGCAAATGGCACCATTACTGGATACATGCAGATGGCGCCGGTGTAAAAGCCATGGAGCCATATCTGATTCCGGAGGGAAGGCTTAGAAAAGTTCATATTCCAAGATCCACAAGAGATATATTTGAAAGCATGCTGGGAAAGCTCCCTGAAGAGACTACAGAATCCGCCCTTTCAAGCGGTATGTATGTTCATAGAATACTTAACAGAATGGTCAGGAGTATGCTCTCAGAAAGTACAGAGCTTGGAAATGACCACAAAAGAACTATGGAAGCGATCGCAGAATATATAAGGCTCCACTATCAGGAAGAGATTACCATGCAGGATCTTTTAAAAAAGGCTCACATGAGTAAGTCCTACTTCCTGCAACTATTCAGACAGTATATGGGTACTACTCCCTACAACTTCCTGACCAACTACCGTATAACACAGGCAAGGGAGCTACTGGATCTGACTGACCTTCCAATAACCCAGATAGCAACAAAAGTTGGATTCAATGATGAATCTAACTTCTCTACAAGATTTTCAAAGATAACAGGCCAAAGCCCTATGCAGTATCGTAAGAGCGCTATTGCGCAAAATCAGACTGAAAATTGA
- a CDS encoding phosphotransferase yields the protein MSIEKSVFDKKTMQTVLLDKYGLHLKEMIHLSLGTANCYKVCCDEDDFFLKEYQSKFEIEKIQKEANLVKYLAERDFPVARFIMTKEDESCFLYEGHVIGVQEYLEGKSYLNDLPHYLLKDSAKYLGLLHLALKDYPLETELGEKWARSISVQSVIDKYGRLLKALEDYKEDANYARIKDDLEFKIELFGHIEEMKEYFKGITYTSSHGDYTACQLICDDEKVKAVIDFSSAAKLPAVWEIMRSYIQSGACPSGQSFDIDDFSLYVEEYINYFPLSQRDLEAMPYVYRFQLSRSAYGYEEYLIDKTENRDALLQFAIWRTEICKEIYNKADNISKKLMQLSKSA from the coding sequence ATGTCGATTGAAAAAAGTGTTTTTGATAAGAAAACGATGCAAACAGTTTTGCTTGATAAGTATGGACTACATTTAAAAGAAATGATACATCTTTCTTTGGGAACTGCTAATTGCTATAAGGTTTGCTGTGACGAAGATGATTTTTTCTTAAAAGAGTATCAGAGCAAATTTGAGATTGAAAAGATACAGAAGGAAGCTAATCTTGTAAAGTATTTGGCAGAAAGAGATTTTCCTGTTGCCAGGTTTATCATGACAAAAGAGGATGAAAGCTGTTTTTTGTATGAAGGACATGTTATAGGTGTTCAGGAGTACCTGGAAGGGAAATCTTATCTTAATGATCTTCCGCATTATCTTTTGAAGGATAGTGCAAAGTATCTGGGACTATTGCATTTGGCACTTAAGGATTATCCGCTTGAAACAGAACTTGGTGAAAAGTGGGCAAGGAGCATCTCGGTTCAGTCTGTTATTGATAAATATGGAAGATTGCTTAAGGCATTGGAAGATTATAAGGAAGATGCCAACTATGCCAGGATAAAAGATGATCTTGAGTTCAAGATAGAACTTTTTGGTCATATTGAGGAAATGAAGGAATATTTCAAGGGAATTACATATACGTCTAGCCATGGCGATTATACGGCGTGCCAGTTGATATGTGATGATGAAAAGGTGAAAGCAGTAATAGATTTCTCTTCAGCAGCAAAGCTGCCTGCAGTCTGGGAGATAATGAGATCTTACATTCAATCAGGAGCATGCCCGAGTGGACAGTCGTTTGATATAGATGATTTTTCTTTGTACGTAGAAGAGTATATTAACTATTTTCCGCTTTCACAAAGAGATCTTGAGGCAATGCCGTATGTTTACCGTTTTCAGCTTTCTCGAAGTGCATACGGATATGAAGAATACTTGATTGATAAAACCGAGAATAGGGATGCGCTTTTACAGTTTGCGATTTGGAGAACAGAAATCTGTAAGGAAATTTACAATAAAGCGGACAATATTTCCAAAAAACTGATGCAATTAAGCAAAAGTGCTTGA
- the fucO gene encoding lactaldehyde reductase — protein MANRIVLNTVSYHGKGAIAEIPGIAKRENFTKVFVCSDPDLVKFGVTAKVTDLLDKEGIAYELFSGIKPNPTVENVVEGVEAYKKAGADSIIAIGGGSSMDTAKAIGIIITNPEFADVRSLEGVAPTKNHAVKTIAVPTTAGTAAEVTINYVITDVQKQRKFVCVDEHDIPAYAVIDPDMMSSMPKGLTAATGMDALTHAIEGYTTKGAWELTDMFHLKAIQLIADNLRKAVENDPEGRENMALAQYIAGMGFSNVGLGIDHSMAHTLSAHYDTPHGVACAMFLPISMEYNRDYTGEKYREIARAFHVEGVDNMSQEEYRDAAIAAVRKLSKDVGIPEKNEKIKEEDLSQLADDALADACCPGNPREATKADVLAMFKKLM, from the coding sequence ATGGCAAATCGTATCGTACTTAACACAGTTTCTTATCATGGAAAGGGCGCAATCGCAGAAATCCCAGGCATTGCAAAGAGAGAGAATTTCACAAAGGTTTTCGTATGCTCAGACCCTGACCTTGTAAAATTCGGAGTAACAGCTAAGGTTACAGACCTTCTCGATAAAGAAGGCATCGCTTATGAGCTCTTTTCCGGAATCAAACCAAATCCAACAGTAGAGAACGTTGTAGAAGGTGTTGAAGCTTATAAGAAGGCTGGCGCTGACTCTATCATAGCTATCGGCGGCGGATCTTCCATGGATACAGCTAAAGCTATCGGTATCATCATCACAAACCCTGAGTTTGCTGATGTTCGTTCACTTGAAGGCGTAGCACCTACCAAGAATCACGCTGTAAAGACAATCGCAGTTCCTACAACAGCCGGTACTGCAGCAGAAGTTACTATCAACTACGTAATCACAGATGTTCAGAAGCAGCGCAAATTCGTATGCGTTGACGAACACGATATCCCTGCATATGCAGTTATCGATCCTGATATGATGAGTTCAATGCCTAAGGGACTTACAGCTGCAACAGGTATGGATGCCCTTACACATGCTATCGAAGGTTATACAACCAAGGGTGCATGGGAGCTTACAGATATGTTCCACTTAAAGGCTATCCAGCTTATCGCTGATAACCTTAGAAAAGCTGTAGAAAATGATCCTGAAGGCCGCGAGAACATGGCTCTTGCACAGTACATTGCAGGAATGGGCTTCTCTAACGTAGGTCTTGGAATCGATCACTCCATGGCTCACACACTTTCTGCTCACTATGACACACCTCACGGCGTAGCATGCGCTATGTTCCTTCCTATCTCCATGGAATACAACCGTGACTACACAGGCGAGAAGTACAGAGAGATCGCAAGAGCTTTCCATGTAGAGGGCGTTGACAACATGTCTCAGGAAGAGTACCGCGATGCCGCTATTGCAGCTGTTCGTAAGCTCTCCAAGGATGTAGGAATTCCGGAAAAGAATGAGAAGATCAAGGAAGAAGATCTGTCACAGCTTGCAGATGACGCACTTGCAGATGCATGCTGCCCAGGTAACCCACGCGAAGCAACCAAGGCTGACGTCCTTGCAATGTTCAAAAAACTTATGTGA
- a CDS encoding NUDIX hydrolase: protein MHYPKKAVAVVIMNEKEEILLIQNRRYTVDRLEWEVPAGRIEDGESPEDAALREAMEETGCELSDLQYLCQYNPSNGMSDSLVHCFCAKVLSEKNYTDSDEINSKKWFSKQEYLDLLRLNGTRDGVTILAILYALQFC, encoded by the coding sequence ATACATTATCCTAAAAAAGCTGTTGCTGTTGTTATTATGAATGAAAAGGAAGAAATTCTCTTGATACAGAATCGTAGATATACAGTGGATCGCTTGGAATGGGAAGTACCTGCAGGAAGAATAGAGGATGGAGAATCTCCAGAAGATGCTGCATTACGAGAGGCAATGGAGGAGACTGGATGTGAATTGTCAGATTTACAATATCTGTGTCAGTATAATCCATCTAATGGAATGTCTGATTCGTTAGTACACTGCTTTTGCGCGAAGGTTTTATCAGAGAAGAACTATACGGATTCAGATGAGATCAATAGTAAGAAATGGTTTTCTAAACAGGAATATTTGGATCTGCTAAGATTGAATGGGACAAGAGATGGCGTCACGATACTTGCTATTTTATATGCACTGCAATTTTGCTAG
- a CDS encoding rhamnulokinase family protein, which yields MGLNHLAVDIGASSGRHIIGRVDNGIMKLQEVYRFENGVSEKNGHLCWDINLLYQNVIDGIRECRNQNLTPDTMGIDTWGVDFVLLDSDGEILGDTVAYRDERTDGIRQELEDKGILSFDDLYSKTGIQYQKFNTIYQLVALQKEHPEYMEQAESFLMIPDYLNYKLTGIKSNEYTNASTTALVDAKTCDWDYELIEKLGLPKKIFGKLSKPGTKLGRFTQEVRNYVGFDLDVILPATHDTGSAYLAVPARDDKAVFLSSGTWSLMGVENKESITNGESKEANFTNEGGYNNTYRYLKNIMGLWMIQSVRREIGEITGTKPSFPELIEAAKQAKDVDVVLDVDDARFLAPKSMIEEIKKACEDAGEPLSNVRDDSPSEKNDSDGKKIEGCEATTCLPAGTGEVMAVIYNSLSDDYRRTVETLEKLTGNKYTSINIVGGGSQDMYLNQRTAQATGLPVFAGPTEGTALGNLIVQFICSGEYKNLQEARDAIKKSFDIKCIED from the coding sequence ATGGGACTAAATCACTTAGCGGTTGATATAGGCGCTTCCAGTGGCCGACACATTATCGGTAGAGTAGATAATGGCATCATGAAGCTACAGGAAGTCTACCGATTTGAAAATGGGGTATCTGAGAAGAACGGTCATCTGTGCTGGGATATAAATTTATTGTATCAAAATGTTATAGATGGTATCAGAGAGTGCAGAAACCAGAATCTCACGCCGGATACCATGGGAATTGATACCTGGGGAGTTGATTTCGTGCTTCTTGACAGCGATGGGGAGATCCTTGGTGATACAGTCGCTTACAGAGACGAAAGAACAGATGGCATCAGGCAGGAGCTTGAAGATAAGGGCATCCTTTCTTTTGACGATCTGTATTCTAAAACAGGAATCCAATATCAGAAATTTAATACGATCTATCAGCTTGTGGCACTTCAAAAAGAGCATCCTGAATACATGGAGCAGGCAGAGAGCTTTCTCATGATTCCGGATTATCTTAATTATAAGCTGACAGGTATAAAGTCTAATGAATATACCAATGCTTCTACGACTGCGCTTGTGGATGCAAAGACCTGCGACTGGGACTATGAACTTATAGAAAAGCTCGGTCTTCCAAAGAAGATATTCGGTAAACTTTCAAAGCCTGGTACAAAGCTTGGAAGATTTACTCAGGAAGTCAGGAACTATGTAGGTTTTGACCTTGATGTGATACTTCCGGCTACCCACGATACAGGATCTGCATATCTTGCTGTTCCTGCAAGGGATGACAAGGCAGTGTTCCTGTCATCAGGCACATGGTCACTTATGGGAGTTGAGAACAAAGAATCTATAACAAATGGCGAGTCTAAGGAAGCTAACTTCACCAACGAAGGTGGCTATAACAATACTTATAGATATCTTAAGAACATCATGGGACTTTGGATGATCCAGTCTGTAAGGCGGGAGATCGGTGAGATTACAGGCACAAAGCCTTCTTTCCCAGAGCTTATTGAAGCAGCTAAGCAGGCAAAAGATGTTGACGTAGTGCTGGACGTTGATGATGCAAGATTCCTTGCACCTAAGTCAATGATAGAAGAGATAAAAAAGGCCTGTGAGGATGCAGGAGAACCACTTTCAAATGTCAGAGATGATAGTCCATCTGAAAAGAATGATTCGGATGGTAAAAAAATCGAAGGGTGCGAGGCAACAACTTGTCTTCCGGCAGGAACAGGCGAAGTTATGGCGGTTATCTATAATTCTCTTTCTGATGACTACAGAAGAACTGTAGAGACGCTTGAAAAACTTACTGGTAATAAATACACATCCATCAACATCGTAGGCGGAGGATCACAGGATATGTACCTGAACCAAAGAACCGCTCAGGCGACAGGACTTCCTGTGTTTGCAGGACCAACAGAAGGAACAGCTCTTGGAAACCTGATAGTGCAGTTCATATGTTCAGGAGAGTACAAGAATCTTCAGGAAGCAAGAGATGCAATAAAGAAGAGCTTTGATATTAAATGTATTGAAGACTAA
- a CDS encoding radical SAM protein → MKTVSLSIANYCVPCHTYCRHCLLSSCGKASGVDFERGLKLGERVITELAQQKNEIYGNYYFGYCMDTPKLFDYIDFCKKYSLAGARFLQMNGFAFRSESELDSLMKRLKDADIEMIDLTFYGTEEYHDKFAGRKGDFDFILKMLNSAIKNELTVNISIPLMKENIEMMPELRQLLDKNGASKYSYFLPHSKGRGKLLEDQRLTKSEFETLPQDIKDSFWKIKHMTEAEWITSEELEEPQKRALTLVLTPDNIDHFESMSALDILNELEAMDDNFLNKMPSVPELAKRFGRPDNQQLYRFRDLLLRWRQEYIKECGSDLYDMHDEAHHFSIHM, encoded by the coding sequence ATGAAAACCGTTTCACTCAGCATTGCCAATTACTGCGTTCCATGTCACACATATTGCAGGCATTGCCTTCTTTCATCATGCGGCAAGGCTTCGGGAGTAGACTTTGAAAGAGGTCTTAAACTTGGAGAAAGAGTTATAACTGAATTAGCCCAGCAAAAGAATGAAATATATGGTAACTACTATTTCGGTTATTGCATGGATACACCAAAGCTATTCGACTACATAGATTTTTGTAAGAAATATTCATTAGCCGGCGCACGATTTCTTCAGATGAACGGATTCGCTTTCAGGTCCGAAAGCGAGCTTGATAGCCTAATGAAGCGCCTTAAAGATGCAGATATCGAAATGATCGACCTGACATTCTACGGCACAGAAGAATATCATGACAAATTTGCAGGAAGAAAAGGCGACTTTGATTTTATATTAAAAATGCTTAATTCCGCTATAAAAAATGAACTTACAGTAAATATCAGCATTCCTTTGATGAAAGAAAACATCGAAATGATGCCTGAACTTCGACAGCTATTAGATAAAAATGGTGCTTCGAAATATTCATATTTCCTGCCCCACAGCAAAGGAAGAGGTAAACTTTTAGAAGATCAGCGATTAACAAAATCTGAATTCGAAACACTTCCTCAAGACATCAAGGATTCTTTCTGGAAGATAAAACATATGACTGAAGCTGAATGGATCACATCAGAAGAATTAGAAGAGCCTCAAAAAAGGGCACTTACGCTAGTGCTCACACCTGATAATATAGATCATTTTGAAAGCATGAGTGCTCTGGATATTTTGAACGAACTTGAAGCAATGGATGACAACTTCTTAAACAAGATGCCTTCTGTGCCTGAACTGGCCAAGCGTTTCGGTCGTCCCGACAACCAGCAATTATACAGATTCAGAGATCTTCTCCTTAGATGGAGACAGGAATATATCAAAGAATGCGGCTCTGATCTTTATGATATGCATGACGAAGCACATCATTTTAGTATACATATGTAA
- a CDS encoding DNA-deoxyinosine glycosylase produces the protein MIKHPINPVYDNNSRILVLGSFPSVKSREVMFFYGHPQNRFWKVTAAVFGESVPQTIDEKRAFLLRNHIAVWDVIASCDIDGSADSTIKNVVANDLSVILDNAPIEAIFVNGKTAEKYYKKYTEKVTNRKAICLPSTSPANAAWSVDKLVEAWSVIKTNIVREERRDDN, from the coding sequence ATGATCAAACATCCAATTAATCCGGTATATGACAACAATTCAAGAATATTAGTACTAGGCAGTTTTCCGTCAGTGAAGTCCAGGGAGGTAATGTTTTTCTATGGACATCCACAGAACAGGTTTTGGAAGGTGACTGCGGCGGTATTTGGTGAGAGTGTGCCACAGACAATTGATGAGAAAAGAGCCTTTCTATTAAGAAACCATATTGCAGTGTGGGATGTGATCGCGTCATGCGATATTGATGGATCTGCTGATTCAACAATTAAGAATGTAGTAGCTAATGATCTGTCCGTAATACTGGATAATGCGCCTATTGAGGCAATCTTTGTTAATGGTAAGACTGCAGAGAAATATTACAAAAAGTATACAGAGAAAGTGACTAATAGAAAAGCAATATGCCTTCCGTCTACAAGTCCGGCTAACGCAGCATGGTCAGTGGATAAACTGGTGGAGGCATGGAGCGTGATAAAGACAAACATAGTAAGGGAGGAGCGAAGAGATGATAACTAG
- the rhaD gene encoding rhamnulose-1-phosphate aldolase, with the protein MFNILEAPFMIEMIRTVTNMYAHGWDERNGGNVSLLLEEEKIKDYVNTDAVIRTIDIPFDATELIGKYFLVTGTGKYFKNVQYDPEKNMGLFRIGKDGHTAELLWGYNDGGRFTSELPAHLMSHISRLKVDPDNHVVMHCHPTNLLAMTYVHDLDEKKFTHTLWEFSTECIVVFPDGVNVLPWMLCGTNEIGEATARKMETARLVVWAAHGIYGAGKDLDETFGLIETAEKAAEVYMKCVAVPKVNTIKDSELKELADFFKVTPREGYLDL; encoded by the coding sequence ATGTTTAATATTTTAGAAGCACCATTTATGATCGAAATGATCAGAACAGTTACCAATATGTACGCCCACGGCTGGGATGAGAGAAATGGTGGTAATGTATCACTCCTTCTTGAAGAAGAAAAGATCAAAGACTACGTTAACACTGACGCTGTCATCCGCACCATCGACATTCCTTTTGATGCTACAGAGCTTATCGGCAAATACTTCCTTGTAACAGGAACAGGCAAGTATTTTAAGAATGTTCAGTATGATCCTGAGAAGAATATGGGACTTTTCAGAATAGGAAAAGATGGCCATACAGCAGAGCTTCTCTGGGGCTATAACGACGGCGGAAGATTTACTTCAGAGCTTCCGGCTCACCTTATGAGTCATATTTCAAGACTTAAGGTAGATCCTGACAATCACGTTGTAATGCACTGCCATCCGACTAATCTTCTTGCTATGACATATGTTCATGACCTTGATGAAAAGAAGTTTACGCATACTCTCTGGGAGTTTTCAACAGAATGCATCGTTGTTTTCCCAGACGGAGTCAATGTCCTTCCATGGATGCTCTGCGGAACCAATGAGATAGGAGAAGCTACGGCTAGGAAGATGGAGACAGCTCGTCTTGTAGTATGGGCAGCACATGGTATCTATGGTGCAGGCAAAGACCTTGATGAGACCTTTGGACTTATCGAAACCGCAGAAAAGGCAGCAGAAGTATATATGAAGTGCGTAGCAGTTCCTAAAGTTAATACTATCAAGGATTCTGAGCTCAAAGAACTGGCGGATTTCTTTAAAGTTACACCTAGAGAAGGCTATCTTGATCTGTAA
- a CDS encoding hydrolase, translated as MITRNEAFELLKKYNKDSFHIQHALTVEAVMKWYANELGYADEAEYWGIVGLLHDIDFELYPEEHCLKAPELLKDGGVSDDIIHAVCSHGYGITVGCGVTIDVEPTREMEKVLFAADELTGLVWAAALMRPSKSTKDMELKSLKKKYKSKGFAAGCSREVIERGAAQLGWELDKLLEMTLKAMAESEDLINEEMAAVA; from the coding sequence ATGATAACTAGAAACGAAGCATTTGAACTTCTTAAAAAGTACAATAAGGATTCTTTTCATATACAGCATGCGCTGACAGTGGAAGCTGTTATGAAATGGTACGCCAATGAACTTGGATATGCAGATGAAGCTGAGTACTGGGGAATTGTCGGACTTCTTCATGATATTGATTTTGAGCTTTATCCCGAGGAACATTGCCTTAAGGCACCAGAGCTTTTAAAAGATGGGGGAGTTAGTGATGATATCATTCATGCTGTATGTTCACACGGATATGGAATCACTGTGGGATGCGGTGTGACTATTGATGTTGAGCCAACTCGTGAGATGGAGAAGGTTCTTTTTGCAGCAGATGAACTTACAGGACTTGTATGGGCAGCTGCTCTTATGAGACCTTCGAAGAGTACTAAGGACATGGAGCTGAAATCTCTTAAGAAAAAGTATAAGAGCAAGGGATTTGCTGCAGGCTGCTCAAGAGAGGTCATTGAACGTGGCGCGGCACAACTTGGCTGGGAACTTGATAAACTTCTCGAGATGACACTTAAAGCTATGGCTGAGAGTGAGGATCTGATCAATGAAGAGATGGCTGCTGTGGCGTAA
- a CDS encoding L-rhamnose isomerase yields the protein MSYAEAKEIYASYGVDTEKAISLLRNKEISINCWQGDDVVGFDNPNGGAGDGIATTGNYPGRARTFEELKADFLEAISQIPGKKRINLHACYAIFDDEHPWVDRDEQTYEHFKPWVDFAKEHNLGIDFNPTIFSHKMMVDGLSLSSPKKEVRDFWIRHAIASRRIAERIGQELNDMVLNNVWIPDGFKDIPADRLTPRLRLKDSLDQIFAEKCPHVIDTVESKFFAIGVESYTTGSNEFYMSYAATHPGVYNLLDMGHYHPSEYVSDKIPALLPFFDKIPLHVTRPVNWDSDHVVLLQDELIEVMKEVVRNDALDKVILGLDFFDASINRVAAWVIGTRAAQKALLLALLQPNEELKKAQDEADFTKRLMLSEEMKSLPWSDVWTEYCSREGVPADKSWYDEIKRYEVEVLSKRS from the coding sequence ATGAGTTACGCAGAAGCAAAAGAGATTTACGCCAGTTACGGCGTTGATACAGAAAAAGCAATTTCACTTCTCAGAAATAAAGAGATCAGCATTAACTGCTGGCAGGGAGATGATGTTGTCGGATTTGATAATCCAAATGGAGGAGCAGGAGATGGTATCGCAACAACAGGTAATTATCCGGGGCGTGCCAGAACATTTGAAGAGCTCAAGGCAGATTTCCTTGAAGCTATAAGCCAGATCCCTGGCAAGAAGAGAATCAATCTTCATGCCTGCTATGCAATTTTTGATGATGAGCATCCATGGGTTGATCGTGATGAGCAGACTTATGAGCACTTTAAGCCATGGGTTGATTTTGCCAAGGAACATAACCTTGGAATTGACTTCAATCCAACTATTTTCTCACACAAGATGATGGTTGATGGTCTGTCACTTTCATCTCCCAAGAAAGAAGTTCGTGATTTCTGGATCCGTCATGCAATTGCTTCAAGAAGGATCGCAGAGAGAATCGGTCAGGAACTTAATGACATGGTACTGAACAATGTATGGATTCCGGACGGTTTTAAGGATATTCCTGCTGACCGCCTTACACCAAGACTTCGTCTTAAAGATTCTCTTGATCAGATCTTTGCAGAGAAGTGCCCACACGTTATCGATACAGTAGAATCTAAGTTCTTTGCAATCGGCGTTGAGAGTTATACAACAGGATCTAACGAGTTCTACATGAGCTATGCAGCAACTCACCCTGGCGTATACAACCTTCTTGACATGGGACATTATCATCCAAGTGAATATGTAAGCGACAAGATTCCTGCGCTTCTTCCATTTTTTGATAAGATCCCTCTCCATGTGACAAGACCTGTTAACTGGGATTCTGATCACGTAGTTCTACTTCAGGACGAGCTTATCGAGGTCATGAAGGAAGTTGTTAGGAACGACGCCCTTGATAAGGTTATCCTCGGACTCGACTTCTTCGATGCATCGATCAACAGAGTAGCAGCCTGGGTCATCGGAACAAGAGCAGCTCAGAAAGCCCTTCTCCTTGCACTTCTTCAGCCCAACGAAGAACTCAAGAAAGCTCAGGACGAAGCGGACTTTACAAAACGTCTCATGCTCTCAGAAGAAATGAAGTCACTTCCATGGTCAGACGTTTGGACAGAATACTGCAGCCGCGAAGGAGTACCAGCTGACAAATCATGGTACGACGAGATTAAACGTTACGAGGTAGAAGTACTTTCAAAGAGATCATAA
- a CDS encoding ATP-binding protein: MIGREKEVAELLELYENNKAELVAVYGRRRVGKTFLVDETFRNKISFRHAGLSPIESNESNNSQPLKKQLEAFYYSLITHGMKKDHCPKDWLEAFFMLEMYLQSIDNGTRQVVFLDELPWMDTPRSGFITGFEAFWNGWACHRNIMVIISGSANSWMENELINNHGGLYGRVTYEIKLSPFTLKESELLFKERGINLSRYDIVQSYMIFGGIPFYLNYFRRGNSLAQNVDELFFAKGAKLSQEFDRLFSSIFTNPNMAKTIVKILSNRSKGYTRKEIISESGYSDGGTLSKSLNALLASDFVIKYVPFGYGKREEHYKLVDPFCAFFLKFVEKKDSIMNGFWQQNIDAQPIVTWRGYAFENVCFNHISEIKRTLGISGISSTESAWTKTGDDERGTQIDLLIIRKDNVVNMCEMKFYSDKFTVDKEYDKILRHRQTVLYEKIPKKSTIHNTLITTYGIKDNEYKWSFEKVITLDDLFA; this comes from the coding sequence ATGATAGGTAGAGAGAAAGAAGTTGCCGAGTTATTAGAACTATATGAAAACAATAAAGCAGAGCTGGTTGCAGTATATGGCAGACGTCGTGTTGGTAAAACATTTCTTGTTGATGAAACGTTCAGAAATAAAATATCTTTTAGACATGCAGGACTTTCGCCTATCGAATCAAACGAGTCCAATAATAGTCAACCGCTCAAGAAACAATTAGAAGCATTCTATTATTCTCTTATTACACATGGAATGAAAAAAGATCATTGCCCTAAAGACTGGCTAGAGGCTTTTTTTATGCTGGAGATGTATTTACAGAGCATCGATAATGGTACACGTCAGGTTGTCTTTTTGGATGAGCTTCCATGGATGGATACTCCCAGATCCGGATTCATTACTGGCTTTGAGGCTTTTTGGAATGGATGGGCTTGTCATAGAAATATAATGGTAATTATCTCTGGAAGCGCTAATTCGTGGATGGAGAATGAGCTTATTAATAACCACGGCGGACTATATGGACGCGTTACTTATGAAATAAAACTCTCGCCTTTTACATTAAAGGAGAGTGAGTTGTTATTCAAAGAGCGAGGGATAAATCTTTCAAGGTATGATATAGTGCAATCTTATATGATATTTGGAGGAATCCCATTTTACCTGAATTATTTCAGACGAGGCAATAGCCTGGCTCAAAATGTAGATGAGTTGTTTTTTGCCAAAGGAGCGAAGCTGTCACAAGAATTTGACAGGCTTTTCTCCTCAATATTCACGAATCCAAATATGGCAAAAACAATTGTAAAGATACTTTCAAATAGGAGTAAAGGATATACCAGAAAGGAAATCATAAGTGAGTCAGGATATTCAGATGGTGGAACTCTATCGAAAAGTCTTAATGCACTATTGGCAAGTGATTTTGTTATAAAATATGTTCCGTTTGGATATGGTAAAAGAGAAGAACACTATAAACTTGTAGATCCGTTCTGTGCTTTTTTTCTGAAGTTTGTGGAAAAAAAGGATTCCATCATGAATGGATTCTGGCAGCAGAATATAGATGCACAGCCCATTGTGACCTGGAGAGGGTATGCGTTTGAAAATGTATGTTTTAATCATATTTCCGAGATAAAGAGAACTCTGGGAATAAGTGGAATTAGCTCTACAGAGTCAGCTTGGACTAAAACAGGAGATGATGAAAGAGGAACTCAGATAGATTTACTCATAATCCGTAAAGACAATGTTGTTAATATGTGCGAGATGAAATTTTATAGTGATAAATTTACAGTAGATAAAGAATATGACAAAATTCTCAGGCATAGACAAACAGTACTATATGAGAAGATACCTAAGAAGAGTACAATACATAATACCCTTATTACAACGTATGGAATAAAGGATAATGAGTATAAATGGTCATTTGAGAAGGTTATTACGTTGGATGACCTGTTTGCTTGA